The Triticum aestivum cultivar Chinese Spring chromosome 3A, IWGSC CS RefSeq v2.1, whole genome shotgun sequence genome includes a region encoding these proteins:
- the LOC123058021 gene encoding aspartic proteinase CDR1: protein MHGMMRSRALLLVAVVLTAQLCACTAYAGSGGDGFSVEFIHRDSVRSPFHDPTLTAPARVLEAARRSAARAAALSRSYVRADAPSADGFVSEVTSRSSEYLMAVNIGTPPTPMVAIADTGSDLIWLNCSSGGDGPGLAAARDADAQSPGVQFDPSNSTTFSLVDCDSGACGELPDAACGTDSKCRYSYSYGDGSHTSGVLSTETFTFADAPGARGDGTTRVAHVNFGCSTTFVGTFIGDGLVGLGGGDLSLVSQLGADTSLGRRFSYCLVPYSVMASSALNFGSRAAVTDPGAAATPLIPSQVKAYYTVELRSVKVGSKTFAAPDQSPVIVDSGTTLTYLPEALLDPLVKELTQRIKLPPAQSPEKFLPLCFDVSGVPDGQVAAMIPEVTLGLGGGAAVTLKAENTFVEVQEGTLCLAVAAKSEQLPASIIGNIAQQNMHVGYDLDKGTVTFAPADCASSYPAPSPSGSL from the coding sequence ATGCATGGGATGATGAGATCCCGCGCTCTCCTGCTCGTCGCCGTCGTCCTGACGGCGCAGCTGTGCGCGTGCACGGCGTACGCCGGCAGCGGTGGCGATGGGTTTAGCGTGGAGTTCATCCACCGTGACTCGGTCAGGTCGCCGTTCCACGACCCGACGCTCACCGCGCCCGCCCGCGTGCTGGAGGCCGCGCGGCGGTCCGCGGCCCGCGCCGCGGCGCTCTCGCGCTCCTACGTCCGCGCCGACGCGCCCTCAGCTGACGGCTTCGTGTCCGAGGTCACGTCCAGGTCGTCCGAGTACCTGATGGCCGTGAACATAGGCACGCCGCCCACTCCTATGGTCGCCATCGCCGACACCGGCAGCGACCTCATCTGGCTCAATTGCAGCTCCGGAGGTGACGGTCCTGGTCTGGCGGCCGCCCGTGACGCGGACGCGCAGTCGCCGGGCGTCCAGTTCGACCCCTCCAATTCGACGACGTTCAGCCTCGTGGACTGCGACTCCGGCGCGTGCGGCGAGCTGCCCGACGCAGCCTGTGGCACCGACTCCAAGTGCAGGTACTCATACTCCTACGGCGACGGCTCCCACACGAGCGGCGTCCTCTCCACAGAGACCTTCACCTTCGCCGACGCCCCGGGCGCCCGCGGCGATGGGACGACGCGCGTGGCCCACGTCAACTTCGGCTGCTCCACGACCTTCGTCGGCACGTTCATCGGGGACGGCCTcgtcggcctcggcggcggcgaccTCTCCCTCGTCAGTCAGCTCGGCGCAGACACCTCGCTGGGCCGGAGGTTCTCCTACTGCCTCGTGCCCTACTCCGTCATGGCCTCCTCCGCGCTCAACTTCGGCTCCCGGGCCGCCGTGACGGATCCGGGCGCGGCGGCGACGCCGCTGATCCCATCTCAAGTGAAGGCATACTACACCGTCGAGCTCCGGTCCGTCAAGGTCGGGAGCAAGACCTTCGCGGCGCCGGACCAGTCCCCCGTCATCGTCGACTCCGGCACGACGCTCACATACCTCCCGGAAGCGCTTTTAGACCCACTTGTGAAGGAGCTGACACAGCGGATCAAGCTCCCGCCTGCCCAGTCGCCAGAAAAGTTCCTGCCACTGTGCTTCGACGTGAGCGGGGTGCCGGATGGGCAGGTTGCGGCCATGATCCCTGAGGTGACgctggggctgggcggcggcgccgcGGTCACGCTGAAGGCGGAGAACACGTTCGTGGAGGTGCAGGAGGGGACCCTGTGCTTGGCGGTGGCGGCGAAGTCGGAGCAGCTTCCGGCGTCGATCATTGGGAACATCGCCCAGCAGAACATGCACGTTGGGTACGACCTCGACAAGGGCACCGTGACCTTCGCTCCAGCAGACTGCGCGAGTTCCTACCCCGCACCCTCACCCTCCGGCTCTCTGTAG